The following proteins are encoded in a genomic region of Hyla sarda isolate aHylSar1 chromosome 3, aHylSar1.hap1, whole genome shotgun sequence:
- the HES1 gene encoding transcription factor HES-1: MPADMMEKNSSSPVAATPANMSSTPDKPKTASEHRKSSKPIMEKRRRARINESLSQLKTLILDALKKDSSRHSKLEKADILEMTVKHLRNLQRVQMTAALSTDPTVLGKYRAGFSECMNEVTRFLSTCEGVNTDVRTRLLGHLANCMNQINAMNYPAQPQIPAAGTPHPAFGQPLVQLPSSAPQGSPTPMGGVPCKMGGPQVEAAKVYGGFQLVPASDGQFAFLITNPAFPHNGSVIPVYTNSNVPNGLPAAVSPSVMPSVTADSVWRPW, from the exons ATGCCAGCTGACATGATGGAGAAAAACTCCTCATCTCCTGTGGCCGCCACCCCGGCCAACATGAGCAGCACCCCGGATAAACCCAAAACTGCCTCGGAGCACAGAAAG TCATCCAAACCCATCATGGAAAAGAGACGGAGGGCGAGGATCAACGAGAGCCTGAGCCAACTCAAGACCCTCATCCTGGACGCCCTGAAGAAAGAT AGCTCCAGACACTCTAAGCTGGAGAAGGCAGACATCCTGGAGATGACCGTGAAGCACCTCCGGAACCTGCAGAGAGTTCAGATGACTG CTGCTCTCAGCACTGACCCTACAGTTCTTGGAAAATACAGAGCTGGATTCAGTGAGTGCATGAATGAAGTCACCCGCTTCTTGTCCACGTGTGAAGGGGTCAACACTGACGTGCGGACCAGGCTCCTGGGACATCTTGCCAACTGCATGAATCAGATCAATGCCATGAACTATCCGGCTCAGCCCCAGATTCCAGCAGCTGGCACCCCACACCCAGCTTTTGGACAGCCATTAGTTCAGCTTCCTTCCAGCGCACCGCAAGGAAGCCCAACTCCCATGGGTGGAGTTCCCTGCAAGATGGGTGGCCCACAAGTAGAAGCAGCCAAGGTCTACGGTGGCTTTCAGCTTGTGCCAGCATCGGATGGACAATTTGCCTTCTTGATCACCAATCCAGCCTTCCCACACAATGGATCTGTAATCCCAGTCTATACTAACTCCAATGTGCCCAACGGACTGCCTGCTGCAGTGTCCCCCTCTGTGATGCCATCAGTCACTGCAGACTCTGTGTGGAGACCCTGGTGA